DNA from Acanthochromis polyacanthus isolate Apoly-LR-REF ecotype Palm Island chromosome 7, KAUST_Apoly_ChrSc, whole genome shotgun sequence:
AGAAACATAAGACATTGGAGAGCAAACTGTAACAGCAGGTTCTTGAGTTGCCTAATGTCCATTCATAATCACCATGATAGATCAAACATTACCAGTGATGCTACTGAGGTCATTAACTGAGCTAATTATTGCATTAATTAAATACTTGTCATGAGATGTCACTTCCATCTCTGGATGATCTTGTCTTAAACCAACATCTTAAAGCACGAAGGACAAAATAAAGCATAAGTTAAGGTCAGTTTCCAATTCATAAGTCAAGAAATCATTAATTGATCTCTAAAGCAAGaagcaaacatcacatttttttgtgcaatCGTGAAGCATAACAAAGAACAGCTACACAAGTTCTGTGAGTCCATTTCAGACCAATGACATGGACCATTTTCCACCACGTTAGTGCTCTTTACATTTAACTGGTAATACACCTGAATTTTTACTTAGAATGTAAATTCAGGACTGTTACTTGTAATTGAGTGTTTCTACTCCGTTGCATAGCTACTTTTACCAAAGTAAAGGATGTGATTATGTTTTCCACAGCTGGTGCTTTGTCATCGTCCTGCATTTTATTAGAACTTTTGCTGTATATGATTACAATGCATTGagattgtgtgattttttttgacgTAAAACAATGTGctcctcattttttgttgtgatcCATTTGTTTAGTTATTAATGGAGAACAGCCTCATCGTGAATGAATCTGTGctgcaacaatattttttttcacttaactTTAACTTCCcttggattttgtttgacacAATtccaaataaacagtttttaacaCATTCATCTTTACTTATTCACTAAAAGCACTCTATCATCTCTTTACTGTGTAACATCCCACACTGAATTCCTTGGACTAAATGCTTTTCTGTCCTGTGTAGCCACCCCATGCATTAAAGCCATCAGTCCCAGTGAGGGCTGGACCACCGGTGGGGCCATGGTCATAGTCATCGGGGAGAACTTCTTTGACGGGCTGCAGGTGGTGTTTGGAAGCATGCTGGTGTGGAGTGAGGTGAGAGTTGTCTTCAGAACATCGCACTAATGATGGCGTGgactaaaacacattttggaataaaatataaagCACATGGCTTGTCCCGTTATTCAGATGATGTATAGGCAGTCTACACAAATGAATCTTTCCTGAGTGTTGTGTTAGCCTAAATATTTACAAGGCACAAGGTGAGAGTCATTTCTCGCTAGTTTGTGACACAGTTTCCGTGCTTCATCTCAGCTCATCACACCACACGCCATCCGTGTTCAGACGCCTCCTCGACACATCCCCGGGGTCGTGGAGGTCACACTGTCTTATAAATCTAAGCAATTCTGTAAGGGAGCACCTGGACGCTTCATCTACACAGGTATTTATACACGTGATTCTGctatttttgtctctgttaTCAACAGTCTTAGGAATTTTATACATTAGGTTTTGATGAATTGTGATTCACtatatgtttctttttcttttctttcttttttagccCTTAATGAGCCAACTATAGACTACGGTTTTCAGCGGCTCCAGAAAGTAATTCCTCGACATCCTGGTGAtccagagaaactagccaaggTGAGCCAAGGCTCCTAAATAAATTACCTTACCATGTGCAAGATTATTTTTCAAGAAGCTATGTGCATTACATGCATGTTATTAGGCTGTTAATGCCATAAATTTTGTTCTTTGCAGGAGATCCTCTTGAAAAGAGCAGCAGATCTTGTGGAGGCCCTGTATGGAAATCCACATAGTAATCaggtaaacagaactgtgtgcGATACAATGTCATACTTTAATACAATActtaaaaatgacagatttcacaTCAGAATGACACTATATAAATGGAACATGAGGATATTTTAAAGACGACAGCaggtattttgtatgttttgccCATTAAGTATTAATAGTGAATACCATAGATTACTGCTGAACATTTTCCAGAGCTTTGGTTTAAACATTAATTTCCTACTTTAGAATAGTCACTGGTTTTCCAGTCATTTCTCAACTTCATGGGATAATAATACAGTTCTGAGAATGGACTGTTTTAAAAAGATTTGTAGTGAATTTTTATAATGTTTGACTTGGCTACCAAAAGTGTGGAGCTCAGAAGCTATGATGTCTGAGGCAAAAAcccataaaataaaacaatatgcAACTGCTCTACTGCACTTTTAGTTTGTGGCAGGTGATTTTCAGTTCGCAGATGAAATGAGAACACTTGAATGCACCAGCATGAGTCGGAAAATTGTCAGCAGTACCGTTAGTCTATGTTACTTGTAGTTAATGTGCTAATTGGGTGTAGCTTACACATTCTCAGCTTCAGACACTAATTAGTGCATCCCTGTTTACTGGCAGGCTGCAGATATATGAATTAACAGCATGTTGGCAGCTGAACAAAACTGTTTTATCTTCCTGTGACTGTGAGACTGACCCATTGCTGGCCATTTTATTTGATCTCCTGTAGGACATGCTGCTGAAGCGTGCAGCTGACATCGCTGAGGCACTCTACAGTGTTCCTCGTCCTCACAGTCAGCTACAGGCGCTGCCCAGCTCGCCGGCCCACGGCAGCGTCATGGGCCTGGGCTCCTACCCGTCTCAGTTAGGTGTTAGCATCGGAGAGCCAGGACAGAGCAGCCAAGGTGAGCAGAATGACCTATAAGCTACTCCttgcttctgttttttattaCTACTAATGAAGCTCACATATGAcccaacattttcattttccctCCAGGTTACATCCGTAACTCCAGCAGTTTGTCTCCAAGGGGTTACCCATCAGCCTCCACCCCCCAGCAGTCAAGCTATGGGAGCAGTGGGGGGATGACTGGAGGCTATGGGACAGTTCCCATGACTAGTCTAGGAGTCCCTGGATCTCCTGGTTTCAACAGTGCCTCCCCCACAGGCTCTCCCTACAGTAAGACCTCACCTGCTCTCGAAATGTCTGCGTGTCTTGTTGATAAAGTTCACTGTTCTGTGATTTTCCGGCTTCGTGTTGACTGTTGCTCTCTGTTCCACAGTAATGCCCTCCAGCCCCACTATACCAGGaagctccagctcctcctcgtCTCTCTTGCCTTTCTCCTCCTTCCCGTCCGCTGCTAAACAGAAGAGTGCTTTTGCTCCTGTCCTCAGGCCCCAGGGCTCCCCCTCCCCTGCCTGCCCCGCCTCAGGGGGGAACAGCTTCAGAGGTAGTCACCCAACTCACTATCTGACCCCCTGTCTGAACTTACGAATGCAGTCTAACCCCTCATACTAACTAACCCAAAAGCTATGACTGAACGAGACAGAGAA
Protein-coding regions in this window:
- the ebf2 gene encoding transcription factor COE2 isoform X1, whose protein sequence is MFGIQEHLIREVSGLKERSLGEEMDPVRSWVRNVGVVDANVAAQSGVALSRAHFEKQPPSNLRKSNFFHFVLALYDRHGQPVEVERTAFVDFVEHDKEQTGEKTNNGTHYKLQLLYSNGVRTEQDLYARLIDSVTKQPISYEGQNKNPEMCRVLLTHEVMCSRCCEKKSCGNRNETPSDPVIIDRFFLKFFLKCNQNCLKTAGNPRDMRRFQVVLSSTVSVDGHVLAVSDNMFVHNNSKHGRRARRLEPGESVENTMEYATPCIKAISPSEGWTTGGAMVIVIGENFFDGLQVVFGSMLVWSELITPHAIRVQTPPRHIPGVVEVTLSYKSKQFCKGAPGRFIYTALNEPTIDYGFQRLQKVIPRHPGDPEKLAKEILLKRAADLVEALYGNPHSNQDMLLKRAADIAEALYSVPRPHSQLQALPSSPAHGSVMGLGSYPSQLGVSIGEPGQSSQGYIRNSSSLSPRGYPSASTPQQSSYGSSGGMTGGYGTVPMTSLGVPGSPGFNSASPTGSPYIMPSSPTIPGSSSSSSSLLPFSSFPSAAKQKSAFAPVLRPQGSPSPACPASGGNSFRGSHPTHYLTPCLNLRMQSNPSY
- the ebf2 gene encoding transcription factor COE2 isoform X2 is translated as MFGIQEHLIREVSGLKERSLGEEMDPVRSWVRNVGVVDANVAAQSGVALSRAHFEKQPPSNLRKSNFFHFVLALYDRHGQPVEVERTAFVDFVEHDKTGEKTNNGTHYKLQLLYSNGVRTEQDLYARLIDSVTKQPISYEGQNKNPEMCRVLLTHEVMCSRCCEKKSCGNRNETPSDPVIIDRFFLKFFLKCNQNCLKTAGNPRDMRRFQVVLSSTVSVDGHVLAVSDNMFVHNNSKHGRRARRLEPGESVENTMEYATPCIKAISPSEGWTTGGAMVIVIGENFFDGLQVVFGSMLVWSELITPHAIRVQTPPRHIPGVVEVTLSYKSKQFCKGAPGRFIYTALNEPTIDYGFQRLQKVIPRHPGDPEKLAKEILLKRAADLVEALYGNPHSNQDMLLKRAADIAEALYSVPRPHSQLQALPSSPAHGSVMGLGSYPSQLGVSIGEPGQSSQGYIRNSSSLSPRGYPSASTPQQSSYGSSGGMTGGYGTVPMTSLGVPGSPGFNSASPTGSPYIMPSSPTIPGSSSSSSSLLPFSSFPSAAKQKSAFAPVLRPQGSPSPACPASGGNSFRGSHPTHYLTPCLNLRMQSNPSY
- the ebf2 gene encoding transcription factor COE2 isoform X3, which codes for MFGIQEHLIREVSGLKERSLGEEMDPVRSWVRNVGVVDANVAAQSGVALSRAHFEKQPPSNLRKSNFFHFVLALYDRHGQPVEVERTAFVDFVEHDKEQTGEKTNNGTHYKLQLLYSNGVRTEQDLYARLIDSVTKQPISYEGQNKNPEMCRVLLTHEVMCSRCCEKKSCGNRNETPSDPVIIDRFFLKFFLKCNQNCLKTAGNPRDMRRFQVVLSSTVSVDGHVLAVSDNMFVHNNSKHGRRARRLEPGESVENTMEYATPCIKAISPSEGWTTGGAMVIVIGENFFDGLQVVFGSMLVWSELITPHAIRVQTPPRHIPGVVEVTLSYKSKQFCKGAPGRFIYTALNEPTIDYGFQRLQKVIPRHPGDPEKLAKEILLKRAADLVEALYGNPHSNQDMLLKRAADIAEALYSVPRPHSQLQALPSSPAHGSVMGLGSYPSQLGVSIGEPGQSSQGYIRNSSSLSPRGYPSASTPQQSSYGSSGGMTGGYGTVPMTSLGVPGSPGFNSASPTGSPYIMPSSPTIPGSSSSSSSLLPFSSFPSAAKQKSAFAPVLRPQGSPSPACPASGGNSFRAMTGLVVPPM
- the ebf2 gene encoding transcription factor COE2 isoform X4; amino-acid sequence: MFGIQEHLIREVSGLKERSLGEEMDPVRSWVRNVGVVDANVAAQSGVALSRAHFEKQPPSNLRKSNFFHFVLALYDRHGQPVEVERTAFVDFVEHDKTGEKTNNGTHYKLQLLYSNGVRTEQDLYARLIDSVTKQPISYEGQNKNPEMCRVLLTHEVMCSRCCEKKSCGNRNETPSDPVIIDRFFLKFFLKCNQNCLKTAGNPRDMRRFQVVLSSTVSVDGHVLAVSDNMFVHNNSKHGRRARRLEPGESVENTMEYATPCIKAISPSEGWTTGGAMVIVIGENFFDGLQVVFGSMLVWSELITPHAIRVQTPPRHIPGVVEVTLSYKSKQFCKGAPGRFIYTALNEPTIDYGFQRLQKVIPRHPGDPEKLAKEILLKRAADLVEALYGNPHSNQDMLLKRAADIAEALYSVPRPHSQLQALPSSPAHGSVMGLGSYPSQLGVSIGEPGQSSQGYIRNSSSLSPRGYPSASTPQQSSYGSSGGMTGGYGTVPMTSLGVPGSPGFNSASPTGSPYIMPSSPTIPGSSSSSSSLLPFSSFPSAAKQKSAFAPVLRPQGSPSPACPASGGNSFRAMTGLVVPPM